A single window of Solidesulfovibrio fructosivorans JJ] DNA harbors:
- a CDS encoding SDR family oxidoreductase produces MPYESPMKRPMLLAGKTAIVTGASSGIGRETALALAGEGANVVLAARRREELVALAEEIAKAGGKALPVSGDAGSVEDIEKLLAAALAWEASGGKYDIVVVNAGRGLAGSLLTSDESQWEALYKINVLGAAHLMRRAGAYLKERGTGDLVVVSSVVGRNISPVSGFYGSSKFAVSGMAEALRREICSAGVRVTTVMPGVVLSGFQKVAGYSDDFAKFAGEMGKLLEPGDLAEGIRWLLTLPQHVHVNEIMIRPTGAMYP; encoded by the coding sequence ATGCCATACGAAAGCCCGATGAAGCGTCCCATGCTGCTTGCCGGCAAGACCGCCATTGTGACCGGAGCCAGCTCCGGCATCGGCCGGGAAACGGCCCTGGCCCTGGCCGGCGAAGGGGCTAACGTGGTGCTCGCGGCCAGACGCCGCGAGGAACTCGTCGCCCTGGCCGAAGAAATCGCCAAGGCCGGCGGCAAGGCGCTCCCCGTGTCCGGGGACGCCGGTTCCGTGGAGGACATCGAGAAGCTGCTCGCGGCCGCCCTGGCCTGGGAGGCAAGCGGCGGCAAATACGACATCGTGGTGGTCAACGCCGGCCGGGGACTGGCCGGAAGCCTGCTCACCAGCGACGAGTCCCAGTGGGAAGCGCTCTATAAGATCAATGTGCTTGGCGCGGCCCACCTCATGCGCCGGGCCGGGGCCTATCTGAAGGAGCGCGGCACGGGCGACCTCGTGGTGGTCAGCTCCGTGGTCGGGCGCAACATCTCGCCGGTCAGCGGCTTCTACGGTTCGAGCAAGTTCGCCGTTTCGGGCATGGCCGAGGCGCTGCGCCGGGAAATCTGCTCCGCCGGCGTGCGCGTCACCACCGTCATGCCGGGCGTGGTTCTCTCCGGCTTCCAGAAGGTGGCCGGCTATAGCGACGACTTCGCCAAATTCGCCGGGGAGATGGGCAAACTGCTCGAGCCCGGGGACCTTGCCGAAGGCATCAGGTGGCTCTTGACCCTGCCCCAGCACGTCCACGTCAACGAGATCATGATCCGCCCCACCGGCGCCATGTATCCATAG